A genomic stretch from Paraburkholderia dioscoreae includes:
- a CDS encoding Zn-ribbon domain-containing OB-fold protein has product MPRKLPLLTAETAPFWQGGEHGLLNVYHCDACRHLFHPPAPLCPRCMSSQVGAKPVSGRGKVVSFTVNHQAWLPDLPVPYVVAIVELAEREGLRFVTNIVGGEVSDMHIGMPVRVKFEQQEDVWLPLFEADPERSAA; this is encoded by the coding sequence ATGCCGAGAAAACTTCCTCTTCTGACTGCTGAAACCGCGCCGTTCTGGCAAGGCGGTGAACACGGCCTGCTCAACGTCTACCACTGCGATGCATGCCGCCATCTGTTTCACCCGCCGGCGCCGCTCTGTCCGCGCTGCATGTCGTCGCAGGTCGGCGCGAAGCCGGTTTCGGGGCGCGGCAAGGTGGTGAGTTTCACGGTCAATCATCAGGCGTGGCTGCCGGATCTTCCGGTCCCGTATGTCGTCGCGATCGTCGAACTCGCGGAGCGCGAAGGCCTGCGTTTCGTGACGAATATCGTCGGCGGTGAAGTCAGCGACATGCATATCGGCATGCCGGTCCGTGTGAAATTTGAACAGCAGGAAGACGTGTGGCTGCCGCTCTTCGAAGCCGACCCCGAACGGAGCGCGGCATGA
- a CDS encoding MFS transporter, with product MSASDSSRSAAIDLTEFRAGWRPVLMAMLGLGVAANASLLYAFGSLVIPLQHAFGWSRGELQPAISFLFGGAVIGAQIVGWLNERYGMRHVTIASLIGLAVVYALMSLMQVMGHSIGWLYLMCTLLPIAGMGTMHITWTHLVNLWFERNRGLALAVMLSGTGLSAILIPSAVTWVIGRWNWQAAFLLLAALPLVLVLPLVLMWLHTPSRHDAHEDHSKRAAGHRAAPPVRAHTGLAFRDAIGSARFWTLNIALSLVVAATVSMVSNTVPLLRDKGLSAAEASHIFGSFGLSLIGGRLLVGYLIDRLWAPAVAAVALAMPALGCLLLSTTSANHAATLALATLLIGLGAGAEFDIAAYLMARYFGMRDYGRLFGVHVALITIASALAPWLFGRIYTVTGSYTTMLTICGGAFLLGAITLLPLGRYPKFDSLNLA from the coding sequence ATGTCCGCTTCTGACTCGTCTCGATCCGCCGCCATCGACCTCACCGAATTCCGCGCCGGCTGGCGCCCCGTGCTGATGGCGATGCTCGGGCTCGGCGTGGCCGCCAACGCTTCGCTGCTGTATGCATTCGGCTCGCTCGTGATTCCGCTGCAACATGCGTTCGGCTGGAGCCGTGGTGAATTGCAACCGGCAATCAGCTTTCTGTTCGGCGGTGCGGTAATCGGCGCGCAAATCGTCGGCTGGCTCAACGAACGCTATGGGATGCGGCATGTGACGATCGCATCGTTGATCGGACTTGCCGTGGTCTACGCGTTGATGTCGCTGATGCAGGTGATGGGCCACTCGATTGGCTGGCTTTATCTGATGTGCACTCTGCTGCCGATCGCGGGCATGGGCACGATGCACATTACGTGGACGCATCTCGTCAATCTGTGGTTCGAGCGCAATCGCGGCCTGGCGTTGGCCGTGATGCTGTCGGGTACCGGCCTCTCGGCGATTCTGATTCCTTCGGCGGTGACCTGGGTGATCGGCCGCTGGAATTGGCAAGCCGCGTTTCTTTTACTCGCGGCGTTACCGCTGGTTCTGGTGTTGCCGCTAGTGCTGATGTGGCTGCACACGCCGAGCAGGCACGACGCCCACGAAGACCATAGCAAGCGTGCCGCCGGCCATCGCGCCGCGCCGCCGGTGCGGGCGCACACGGGGCTCGCGTTCCGCGACGCAATTGGTTCGGCACGCTTCTGGACACTCAACATCGCGCTTTCGCTCGTCGTGGCCGCAACGGTCTCCATGGTCAGCAACACCGTACCGCTCTTGCGCGACAAGGGGCTGTCGGCGGCCGAAGCCAGTCATATATTCGGCAGCTTCGGGCTCTCGCTGATAGGTGGCCGTCTGCTGGTCGGCTATCTGATCGACCGGCTGTGGGCACCTGCCGTCGCTGCCGTCGCGCTGGCCATGCCCGCCCTGGGATGTCTGCTGCTGTCGACCACCAGCGCCAATCACGCCGCCACGCTCGCGCTCGCCACGCTGCTGATCGGGCTAGGCGCCGGCGCCGAGTTCGACATTGCCGCCTATCTGATGGCGCGTTATTTCGGCATGCGCGATTACGGGCGCCTGTTCGGCGTGCACGTCGCTCTGATCACCATCGCGTCGGCATTAGCGCCGTGGCTGTTCGGCCGGATCTACACCGTGACCGGCTCATACACGACGATGCTGACGATCTGCGGCGGCGCCTTTCTGCTCGGCGCGATCACACTGCTGCCGCTTGGCCGTTACCCGAAATTCGATTCGCTGAATCTGGCCTGA
- a CDS encoding thiolase family protein yields MSENLFEKNVAISGIGQSEVGRPSNRSAMQLSVDAALEAIADAGLTREDIDGISCWPGDNDNGNPFSPVGPNALMNVLGLKVNWYGAGYEGPGPLTGLVNGAMAIAAGLCKHVLVFRTITEASARLKSKTASALTNKTVGRDGSYFWQWYTPFNVVSGINLMALYAQRHFHDYGTTPEQLAQIPMTCRANAVLNPKAVFRSAMTMDDYLASRMISTPLRMFDCDVHCDASTAIVLSRADLARNGPNAPIRLEAIGSALHQPWSWDQISLTEIACFDVGRMLWSRTDLKPKDVGNAQLYDGFSILTMLWMEGLGLCPRGESGAFIEGGRRIARDGQLPLNTNGGQLSSGRTHGLGYVHEACTQLWGRAGERQVAPHEVAIAAAGGGPLGASVLLVKQ; encoded by the coding sequence ATGAGCGAAAACCTGTTCGAGAAGAACGTCGCGATTAGCGGCATCGGCCAGTCGGAAGTGGGCCGCCCGTCGAATCGCAGCGCCATGCAGTTGAGCGTCGATGCCGCGCTCGAAGCGATTGCGGACGCGGGCCTCACTCGTGAGGACATCGACGGAATTTCGTGCTGGCCGGGCGACAACGACAATGGCAATCCGTTTTCGCCGGTCGGGCCGAATGCGCTGATGAATGTGCTCGGCCTGAAGGTGAACTGGTACGGAGCAGGCTATGAAGGGCCGGGGCCACTTACAGGTTTGGTGAACGGCGCGATGGCGATTGCCGCAGGTTTGTGCAAGCACGTCCTGGTGTTTCGCACCATTACCGAGGCGAGCGCGCGTCTCAAAAGCAAAACCGCAAGTGCTCTCACCAACAAGACCGTGGGCCGCGACGGCAGCTATTTCTGGCAGTGGTACACGCCGTTCAATGTCGTCTCCGGCATCAACCTGATGGCGCTGTATGCGCAACGCCACTTTCACGACTACGGCACGACGCCTGAGCAACTTGCACAGATCCCGATGACGTGTCGCGCCAACGCCGTGCTTAACCCGAAAGCCGTGTTTCGCAGCGCCATGACGATGGACGACTACCTCGCGTCGCGCATGATCTCCACGCCGCTGCGCATGTTCGATTGCGACGTGCATTGCGACGCGTCCACGGCCATCGTGCTGTCACGCGCCGACCTTGCGCGAAATGGACCCAATGCACCGATCCGGCTCGAAGCGATCGGCTCCGCTTTGCATCAGCCGTGGTCGTGGGACCAGATTTCGTTGACGGAGATCGCCTGCTTCGACGTCGGCCGCATGCTGTGGTCGCGTACCGATCTGAAGCCGAAAGACGTCGGCAACGCGCAGCTCTACGACGGCTTTTCGATCCTGACGATGCTGTGGATGGAAGGCCTCGGTCTTTGCCCGCGCGGCGAGAGTGGCGCGTTCATCGAAGGCGGACGGCGTATTGCGCGCGACGGCCAGTTGCCCTTGAACACCAACGGCGGCCAGTTGTCCAGCGGACGCACGCACGGCCTCGGCTATGTGCACGAAGCCTGTACGCAGCTCTGGGGCCGCGCCGGCGAACGTCAGGTCGCGCCGCACGAGGTGGCGATTGCAGCGGCTGGCGGCGGCCCACTCGGCGCCAGTGTGTTGCTGGTCAAGCAATGA
- a CDS encoding bacteriohemerythrin, with amino-acid sequence MGAALSPDLAIQRQPRVALSWNDSFLLGFAPMDDTHHEFVDCVAALQRCDEASLPETLAAFERHAVAHFEQEEQWMQRTGFPAAQCHADEHAAVLNSVREVAQMLRDGAACQVARELAEALADWFPGHADYMDAALSHWMSKRTHGGLPVVLRRAMPGLSAAVPDLSLQAGAIR; translated from the coding sequence ATGGGCGCCGCGCTATCTCCCGACCTGGCCATACAGCGGCAGCCTCGCGTCGCACTAAGCTGGAACGACAGTTTCCTGCTCGGCTTCGCGCCCATGGACGACACGCATCACGAGTTCGTCGATTGCGTCGCCGCATTGCAGCGATGCGACGAGGCGTCCTTACCCGAGACGCTCGCGGCTTTCGAAAGGCATGCGGTCGCGCATTTCGAGCAGGAAGAGCAATGGATGCAGCGCACCGGCTTTCCCGCCGCGCAGTGCCATGCGGACGAACATGCGGCGGTTCTGAACTCGGTGCGCGAAGTTGCACAGATGCTGCGCGACGGCGCTGCTTGCCAGGTGGCGCGCGAACTTGCGGAAGCGCTCGCCGACTGGTTTCCCGGGCACGCCGATTACATGGACGCGGCTTTGTCCCACTGGATGAGCAAACGCACCCACGGCGGCCTGCCGGTGGTGTTGCGACGTGCCATGCCGGGACTTTCCGCCGCTGTGCCCGATTTATCTCTTCAAGCCGGAGCCATCCGATGA
- a CDS encoding fumarylacetoacetate hydrolase family protein: MRLVTFQLADGVQRSGALFDNDHAVLDLREASRIVRGGDSVALASVQALLTGGDPLLEEARALLARAPADAVRERSTVKLLAPIQPPTQMRDCSCFELHLRQSFAAARRARALRTPDPEATLKAMNTRADDRVIDTFNRQPIYYKCNRFAVIGPDDDVIWPAYSKLLDFELEFGCYIGQRAKDVSRENARAHIYGYTIFNDISARDAQATEMGGLLGPAKGKDFDTANVMGPCLVTADELGDPYDLTMIARVNGEEWGRGNTRDMRWQFEDVIAHISRSETLHPGEFLGSGTVGNGCGLEQLRYLKPDDVVELEVEGIGILRSRIVRPVLQEVEA, from the coding sequence ATGAGACTCGTGACTTTTCAATTGGCCGACGGCGTGCAGCGCTCGGGCGCGCTGTTCGACAACGACCATGCGGTGCTGGATTTGCGCGAGGCAAGCCGCATCGTGCGTGGCGGCGACAGCGTCGCGTTGGCGAGCGTGCAGGCCTTGTTGACGGGCGGCGATCCGCTACTCGAAGAAGCCCGCGCGCTGCTGGCGCGTGCGCCCGCCGACGCAGTGCGCGAACGCAGCACCGTGAAACTGCTCGCACCGATCCAACCGCCCACGCAGATGCGCGACTGCTCGTGCTTCGAACTGCATCTGCGGCAGAGCTTCGCTGCGGCTCGTCGCGCACGCGCCCTGCGCACGCCCGATCCGGAAGCGACATTGAAGGCGATGAACACGCGCGCCGACGATCGCGTGATCGACACCTTCAACCGTCAGCCGATCTACTACAAGTGCAACCGCTTCGCCGTGATCGGTCCCGACGACGATGTGATCTGGCCGGCCTATAGCAAGCTGCTCGACTTCGAACTGGAATTCGGCTGCTACATCGGCCAGCGCGCCAAAGACGTCTCGCGCGAGAACGCGCGGGCTCACATATACGGCTACACGATCTTCAACGACATCAGCGCGCGCGACGCCCAGGCCACCGAAATGGGCGGCTTGCTAGGGCCGGCCAAAGGCAAAGACTTCGACACGGCGAACGTGATGGGTCCGTGTCTCGTCACCGCTGACGAACTCGGCGATCCCTACGATCTGACGATGATCGCGCGCGTGAACGGTGAGGAATGGGGACGCGGCAACACGCGCGACATGCGTTGGCAATTCGAGGACGTGATCGCCCATATCTCTCGCTCCGAGACCTTGCATCCTGGCGAGTTCCTCGGATCGGGCACGGTCGGCAACGGTTGCGGACTTGAGCAGCTTCGCTATCTGAAACCGGATGATGTGGTCGAGCTGGAAGTGGAGGGGATCGGCATTCTGCGCAGCAGGATCGTGCGGCCGGTCCTGCAGGAAGTCGAAGCATGA
- a CDS encoding SDR family NAD(P)-dependent oxidoreductase, giving the protein MPTNQLIHRRVIVTGGLGALGRQVGAELSARGARVALVDRAASVAIDGVEAVFGGVDLGDAASTSNAFGQISERLGGIDALVNIAGGFAWETLESGSIETWDRLYAMNVRTAAIASREVLAYLLRETSARIVNIGALAALKAGAGMGAYAASKAGVARLTEALAEELKDRNVTVNAVLPSIIDTPANRADMPDADTSRWVAADKLAAVIAFLLSDDASAVTGACLPVAGRV; this is encoded by the coding sequence ATGCCGACCAATCAACTTATCCATCGCAGGGTCATTGTCACGGGCGGTCTTGGCGCGCTGGGGCGCCAGGTCGGCGCTGAACTCAGCGCACGCGGTGCCCGCGTCGCGCTGGTGGATCGCGCGGCAAGCGTGGCGATCGATGGTGTCGAAGCAGTGTTCGGCGGCGTCGATCTTGGCGACGCGGCCAGTACGTCGAATGCGTTCGGGCAGATCTCCGAGCGGCTCGGCGGCATCGACGCGCTCGTCAATATCGCGGGCGGCTTCGCGTGGGAAACGCTGGAGTCGGGCAGCATCGAAACGTGGGATCGTCTCTATGCGATGAACGTGCGCACGGCGGCGATCGCTTCGCGTGAAGTCCTCGCGTATCTGCTGCGTGAGACGAGTGCGCGCATCGTGAATATCGGCGCGCTCGCCGCATTGAAAGCCGGTGCCGGCATGGGCGCCTACGCGGCGTCGAAGGCCGGTGTCGCGCGGCTCACCGAAGCGCTCGCCGAGGAATTGAAAGACCGCAACGTCACAGTGAATGCGGTGCTGCCGAGCATCATCGACACGCCCGCGAATCGCGCGGATATGCCCGACGCCGATACGTCGCGCTGGGTCGCGGCGGACAAGCTTGCCGCTGTGATCGCATTCCTGCTGTCGGACGATGCCAGTGCGGTGACCGGCGCGTGTCTGCCGGTAGCGGGGCGCGTGTAA
- a CDS encoding CoA transferase: MSAFPADAGQPVQNTQAGLLAGLKVIDFATGLAGSASALYLAEAGADVVKIERPRHESERDAALFHVLDRGKRRVIDGDLAAQRDLLDSLLPDADVLVHDLTPAEAAAWSLDDARLRQRYPALIVASVGGWPRRHALADAPVRETLVLARLGILDEQPGHRPGPVFIRMPFASWIASWLSAIGVMARLIARERDGHGGIAHTSLAQAALVPMTMHWSRAAQPTPVFAKGLDKSVPIPLHCCADGRWIHVHYSPDAAPWMAETLAAMGPDEVARANAQWPPSHVAPNFGANREIIATRNAQDWVEHFWAHDVAAQIAAPFGEIYADEQARLNGYVVGVDDPDFGSTSQPGPAYHVDPPASVRGPLHVPIAARAIGWSDTNRFSAAARADSHAATGEPMSSHAASAALRPPLDGLKVLDLGAYLAGPFACMVLADLGADVIKVEPPAGDAMRRLERAFAGTQRGKRGLALKLGAEGSKPVIEALANWADIVHHNVRLPAARKLGIAPNQLREIKPALVCAHVSSYGPQGPRADWPGFDQLMQAAVGWETESGGEGNPPSWLRFGVGDHLAALSSVFAVLLAHLARMRTGEGQVVASSLLGAMTMTASEAIAIDQEHALTSMAHLDAGQHGIASTHRLYRCKDGWIAVAALSAAEADAFANLAGEEPEATFAALDVAAALAALHAAGVPAEPALEAQSDAFLDSAEHAAAGLHATYGHAVYGSLQQIGALWDFDDLPLVIERAPPALGEHSRELLEMLGFDAQHIDELANQGVTRI; encoded by the coding sequence ATGAGCGCCTTTCCAGCCGACGCCGGGCAGCCGGTGCAAAACACACAGGCGGGTCTGTTAGCCGGTTTGAAGGTGATCGACTTCGCCACCGGACTCGCAGGCAGCGCCAGCGCGCTGTATCTCGCCGAAGCCGGCGCGGACGTCGTGAAGATAGAGCGGCCACGCCATGAGTCCGAGCGCGACGCGGCACTCTTTCATGTACTCGATCGCGGCAAGCGCCGGGTGATCGATGGCGACCTTGCCGCGCAGCGCGACCTGCTCGATAGCTTGTTGCCGGATGCGGACGTGCTGGTCCACGACCTCACACCCGCCGAAGCGGCCGCATGGTCGCTTGACGACGCGCGATTGCGGCAACGCTATCCGGCGCTCATCGTCGCGAGCGTAGGAGGGTGGCCGCGCCGTCACGCGCTTGCCGACGCACCGGTGCGCGAAACGTTGGTGCTCGCGCGTCTGGGCATCCTCGACGAACAGCCGGGGCATCGGCCTGGTCCCGTATTTATCCGCATGCCGTTTGCGAGCTGGATCGCGAGCTGGCTGAGCGCAATCGGCGTCATGGCGCGTCTGATCGCGCGTGAACGCGACGGGCATGGCGGCATCGCACACACGAGTCTCGCGCAAGCCGCGCTCGTGCCGATGACGATGCACTGGTCGCGCGCCGCTCAGCCTACGCCGGTATTCGCCAAGGGACTCGACAAGAGCGTGCCGATTCCGTTGCACTGCTGCGCCGACGGCCGCTGGATTCATGTGCACTACTCGCCCGACGCCGCGCCGTGGATGGCCGAGACGCTCGCCGCGATGGGCCCGGACGAAGTGGCGCGCGCCAATGCGCAGTGGCCACCAAGCCATGTCGCGCCCAACTTCGGCGCGAACCGGGAAATCATCGCCACGCGCAACGCGCAGGACTGGGTCGAACATTTCTGGGCACACGACGTTGCCGCGCAGATCGCCGCGCCATTCGGCGAGATCTACGCCGACGAACAGGCGCGCCTCAACGGTTATGTGGTCGGCGTGGACGATCCGGATTTCGGCAGCACGTCTCAACCCGGACCGGCTTATCACGTCGACCCACCAGCAAGTGTGCGTGGACCGTTGCACGTTCCGATTGCAGCACGCGCTATCGGCTGGTCGGATACCAATCGCTTTAGCGCCGCTGCTCGTGCAGATTCTCATGCCGCAACTGGCGAGCCCATGTCGTCACATGCTGCGTCGGCTGCTTTACGTCCGCCCCTCGACGGCCTCAAGGTGCTGGACCTCGGTGCCTATCTCGCCGGTCCGTTTGCCTGCATGGTGCTCGCCGACCTCGGCGCTGACGTGATCAAGGTCGAGCCGCCCGCCGGCGACGCGATGCGCCGCCTCGAGCGCGCCTTCGCCGGCACGCAGCGCGGCAAGCGTGGACTGGCGCTCAAGCTCGGCGCCGAAGGCAGTAAACCGGTCATCGAGGCGCTCGCAAACTGGGCCGATATCGTCCATCACAACGTGCGCTTGCCGGCGGCGCGCAAGCTCGGCATCGCGCCCAACCAGTTGCGCGAGATCAAGCCGGCGCTCGTCTGCGCGCATGTCAGCTCGTATGGCCCGCAAGGTCCGCGCGCCGATTGGCCGGGCTTCGATCAGTTGATGCAGGCGGCGGTGGGCTGGGAGACGGAGTCGGGCGGCGAAGGCAATCCGCCGAGCTGGCTGCGCTTTGGCGTCGGCGATCATCTGGCGGCCTTGTCTTCGGTGTTCGCGGTCTTGCTCGCGCATCTCGCGCGCATGCGGACCGGCGAGGGACAGGTGGTTGCATCGTCATTGCTCGGCGCGATGACGATGACGGCGAGCGAGGCTATCGCGATCGATCAGGAGCACGCGTTGACGTCGATGGCGCATCTCGACGCGGGGCAGCATGGTATCGCGTCTACGCATCGCCTTTATCGCTGCAAGGATGGGTGGATCGCCGTGGCGGCACTGAGCGCGGCGGAAGCTGACGCTTTCGCGAACTTAGCCGGCGAAGAGCCCGAAGCTACGTTTGCCGCGCTCGATGTAGCGGCGGCGCTGGCCGCGTTGCACGCGGCTGGCGTACCTGCCGAGCCCGCATTGGAAGCGCAGAGCGACGCCTTCCTCGACAGCGCCGAGCATGCCGCCGCCGGCCTTCATGCCACCTACGGCCACGCGGTCTACGGTTCGCTGCAGCAGATCGGCGCGCTGTGGGATTTCGACGACCTGCCGCTCGTCATCGAACGCGCACCTCCCGCGCTCGGCGAGCACAGCCGCGAGCTGCTGGAGATGCTGGGTTTCGACGCGCAACACATCGACGAGCTGGCCAATCAGGGCGTCACGCGCATTTGA